The following are from one region of the Ornithorhynchus anatinus isolate Pmale09 chromosome X1, mOrnAna1.pri.v4, whole genome shotgun sequence genome:
- the EMC3 gene encoding ER membrane protein complex subunit 3 has translation MAEPELLLDSNIRLWVVLPIVFITFFVGMIRHYVSILLQSDKKLTQEQVSDSQVLIRSRVLRENGKYIPKQSFLTRKYFFNNPEDGFFKKTKRKVVPPSPMTDPTMLTDMMKGNVTNVLPMILIGGWINMTFSGFVTTKVPFPLTLRFKPMLQQGIELLTLDASWVSSASWYFLNVFGLRSIYSLILGQDNAADQSRVMQEQMTGAAMAMPADTNKAFKTEWEALELTDHQWALDDVEEELMTKDLHFEGMFKKELQTSIF, from the exons ATGGCCGAGCCCGAGTTGCTGCTCGACTCCAACATCCGCCTCTGGGTGGTCCTGCCCATCGTCTTCATCACTTTCTTCGTGGGCATGATCAGGCACTACGTGTCCATCCTTCTTCAGAGTGACAAGAAGCTCACCCAAGAACAGGTGTCTGACAG TCAAGTCTTGATTcgaagcagagtgctgagggaaaatggaaaatacATTCCCAAGCAG TCTTTTCTGACCCGAAAATATTTCTTCAATAACCCAGAGGATGGATTTTTCAAGAAAACTAAGAGGAAGGTGGTGCCACCTTCTCCGATGACTG ATCCTACTATGCTCACGGACATGATGAAAGGAAATGTAACAAATGTTCTCCCCATGATTCTTATTGGTGGATGGATCAACATGACTTTTTCAGGATTTGTCACAA ctAAGGTCCCATTTCCTTTGACTTTGCGTTTCAAGCCAATGCTCCAGCAAGGAATTGAGCTGCTCACTTTAGATGCATCCTG GGTGAGTTCTGCATCTTGGTACTTCCTAAATGTTTTTGGACTTCGAAGCATTTATTCTCTGATCCTCGGCCAGGATAACG CTGCTGACCAATCTCGAGTGATGCAGGAACAGATGACGGGAGCAGCGATGGCCATGCCTGCAGATACTAACAAAGCTTTTAAG ACTGAATGGGAGGCTTTGGAGTTGACCGATCATCAGTGGGCCCTCGATGACGTGGAAGAGGAGCTCATGACCAAAGACCTTCACTTTGAAGGCATGTTCAAGAAGGAGTTACAGACCTCCATTTTCTGA